A DNA window from Sulfitobacter sp. BSw21498 contains the following coding sequences:
- a CDS encoding NUDIX hydrolase, with amino-acid sequence MTIDKSKIRNAATVIVIRDRHTAPRILMGQRGATAAFMPNKFVFPGGAVDLGDAQVPLASMVDETCQSRLADDADGSLAHALVVAAIRELWEETGLILGQEGTWEGTPPADWLTFAQRGYLPHASPLQFVFRALTPPGRPRRFDARFFLVDADDIATDLDNFDDACDELSHLQWVALSDARKFDMPFITEVVLAEVEARARQLEPPASVPYFKNNDEESLFLRLRGRPLPS; translated from the coding sequence ATGACCATCGACAAAAGCAAAATCCGAAACGCAGCCACGGTAATCGTGATCCGCGACCGACATACGGCACCGCGGATTCTGATGGGGCAACGCGGCGCGACCGCGGCCTTTATGCCGAACAAATTCGTCTTTCCGGGCGGCGCGGTTGATCTGGGCGATGCGCAGGTGCCGCTGGCCAGCATGGTCGATGAAACCTGCCAAAGCCGTCTTGCCGATGATGCCGATGGCAGCCTTGCACATGCTTTGGTGGTCGCTGCCATCCGCGAGCTTTGGGAAGAAACCGGTTTGATCCTCGGTCAGGAAGGCACGTGGGAGGGCACGCCCCCCGCCGATTGGCTTACCTTTGCTCAGCGCGGCTATCTGCCCCACGCGTCCCCGCTGCAATTCGTATTCCGCGCCCTGACGCCTCCGGGCCGCCCACGCCGTTTTGACGCGCGGTTCTTTCTGGTCGATGCCGACGATATTGCCACCGATCTGGATAACTTCGACGACGCCTGCGACGAGCTTTCGCATCTGCAATGGGTCGCCCTGTCGGACGCCCGCAAATTCGATATGCCCTTCATCACAGAGGTCGTTCTGGCCGAAGTGGAGGCCCGCGCGCGGCAACTCGAGCCGCCCGCGTCCGTGCCGTATTTCAAGAACAACGACGAAGAGAGCCTGTTCCTGCGGCTGCGCGGCCGCCCGTTGCCAAGCTAA
- a CDS encoding DMT family transporter yields the protein MGDTGPELWVLVTLAAAVFQTGRFMLQKYLATATLSAAGATFSRFLYSAPFIVLGLGAYLMLSATPLPALGPGFWAHGLMGGTAQILATVCVVLLFKQRNFAVGITFKKTEVILTVLVGWVILGEGVSATGFAAIALGVVGLLLLSGGAEAKGFHLRDLRNRAAGLGVASGALFAVSAVSYRGASLAVMTEQPVLRAGVTLAAVVMMQSVIMAVYLRLREPGQIRDVWRARRVAVWIGLTSMGGSLCWFIAFTLQNAAYVKALGQVELILSVAASTLFFREKISTREAAGMAVLIASILMLVVVA from the coding sequence ATGGGTGATACGGGCCCGGAGCTGTGGGTCCTCGTGACGCTCGCCGCTGCGGTGTTCCAGACCGGGCGTTTTATGCTGCAGAAATATCTGGCCACCGCGACATTGTCGGCGGCTGGGGCGACGTTCTCAAGGTTCCTGTATTCCGCGCCATTTATCGTGTTGGGCCTTGGGGCCTATCTGATGCTCAGCGCGACGCCTCTGCCAGCCCTTGGCCCGGGGTTCTGGGCGCACGGGCTGATGGGTGGTACGGCGCAGATATTGGCGACCGTTTGCGTCGTGCTGTTGTTCAAACAGCGGAACTTTGCCGTCGGGATCACGTTCAAGAAAACCGAAGTTATCCTGACCGTGCTGGTCGGATGGGTCATTCTGGGCGAGGGCGTCAGCGCCACCGGCTTTGCCGCGATTGCCCTAGGCGTAGTGGGGTTGCTGCTGCTGTCCGGCGGGGCCGAGGCAAAAGGCTTTCACCTGCGCGACTTGCGCAACCGCGCGGCGGGGCTGGGGGTTGCGTCGGGCGCGTTGTTCGCCGTTTCCGCTGTGTCCTATCGCGGGGCGTCGCTGGCGGTGATGACAGAGCAGCCTGTGCTGCGCGCGGGGGTGACCCTTGCGGCGGTGGTTATGATGCAATCGGTCATCATGGCCGTTTACCTGCGCCTGCGCGAGCCGGGGCAAATCCGCGATGTCTGGCGCGCGCGCCGTGTCGCGGTCTGGATCGGCCTCACGTCGATGGGCGGATCGCTGTGCTGGTTCATCGCCTTCACGCTGCAGAACGCGGCCTATGTCAAAGCACTCGGGCAGGTGGAGCTCATCCTGAGTGTCGCGGCCTCTACGCTGTTCTTCCGCGAAAAGATCAGCACCCGCGAAGCTGCGGGCATGGCTGTGCTGATTGCGTCGATCCTGATGCTGGTTGTGGTGGCCTAG
- a CDS encoding DUF983 domain-containing protein: MTDQTLKMPHVDAPDRSMKKSLLRGWRRKCPNCGAGPMLKSYLKVNDTCTVCGQELFHHRADDGPAYLTILVVGHLMAPGLHIAFVAWRPEPLTLFTIFSVGCVGLSLYLLPRMKGAMIGFQWAKRMGGFGSTN; the protein is encoded by the coding sequence ATGACTGACCAGACCTTAAAGATGCCACACGTAGACGCCCCCGATCGCAGCATGAAGAAATCCCTGCTGCGCGGCTGGCGGCGCAAATGCCCCAACTGCGGGGCCGGTCCGATGCTGAAAAGTTATCTGAAGGTGAACGACACCTGCACTGTTTGCGGCCAAGAACTGTTTCACCACCGCGCCGATGATGGACCAGCCTATCTGACGATCCTCGTGGTCGGGCACCTGATGGCGCCGGGGCTGCATATCGCCTTTGTGGCCTGGCGACCTGAACCTCTGACCCTGTTTACAATCTTTTCGGTTGGCTGCGTTGGATTGTCCCTCTACCTTCTGCCTAGAATGAAAGGGGCCATGATCGGCTTCCAATGGGCAAAGCGCATGGGCGGGTTCGGCAGCACCAACTGA
- a CDS encoding RNA polymerase sigma factor — protein sequence MDMLDTSDADRADDPERALLLRYVGGDAAAARLLTVQLTPRIFGHAFRMLGNAAEAEDVTQDALMRLWKIAPDWRDGEAKVTTWLYRVTANLCTDRLRKRGRGVPLEAIAEPADPSESAEARLQRAAREDALQEALDTLPDRQRQAVVLRHIDGLANPEIATILDIGVEAVESLTARGKRALAKLLGARRDALGYDDDKT from the coding sequence ATGGATATGCTCGATACTTCTGACGCTGACAGGGCAGACGACCCCGAACGCGCCTTGCTGCTTCGCTATGTGGGCGGGGATGCGGCGGCGGCGCGTTTGTTGACGGTACAGTTGACTCCGCGCATCTTTGGTCACGCCTTTCGTATGTTGGGCAACGCGGCAGAGGCCGAAGACGTGACCCAAGACGCGCTGATGCGCCTATGGAAGATCGCACCGGACTGGCGCGACGGCGAGGCGAAGGTGACCACGTGGTTATACCGCGTGACGGCCAACCTGTGCACCGACCGTCTGCGCAAACGCGGCCGCGGTGTCCCGCTCGAGGCTATCGCCGAACCCGCCGACCCGAGCGAAAGCGCAGAGGCGCGCCTGCAGCGCGCCGCGCGCGAAGATGCCTTGCAAGAGGCGCTGGACACATTGCCAGACCGGCAGCGGCAAGCGGTTGTGCTGCGCCACATAGACGGCTTGGCGAACCCTGAGATCGCGACCATTCTGGATATAGGGGTCGAAGCGGTAGAAAGCCTGACCGCACGGGGCAAACGGGCGTTGGCGAAACTTTTGGGCGCGAGACGTGATGCCTTGGGATACGATGATGATAAAACGTAG
- a CDS encoding EF-hand domain-containing protein, whose product MTKRANFQIALLSGLIALGGTTLVAQNADKAEGAKQSHFVQLDTNMDGEVTADEMKAHAAARFSAADADGDGFLTQDEMAVAAKARHAERSQRLLEKLDTDGNGSLSATELEAMGKGKGDRMAKHQGKMMERMDTDKDGKLSMEEMGGRHNPEKMIEKLDTDKNGSLSAEEFAKARMGGKHHGKRGGHDGKDGKDGHGKPGKHMKHDKSDDGDAPATE is encoded by the coding sequence ATGACAAAACGAGCAAATTTCCAGATCGCACTGCTGAGCGGGTTGATCGCATTGGGTGGCACGACCTTAGTCGCGCAGAATGCGGATAAGGCTGAAGGTGCCAAGCAAAGCCATTTTGTCCAGTTGGATACCAACATGGATGGCGAAGTCACCGCTGACGAAATGAAGGCACATGCCGCGGCACGTTTTTCGGCTGCTGACGCAGATGGTGACGGCTTTCTGACCCAAGACGAGATGGCCGTTGCGGCCAAGGCGCGCCATGCCGAGCGCAGCCAGCGCCTGTTGGAGAAGCTAGACACCGACGGCAACGGCTCGCTTTCTGCGACCGAGCTTGAGGCCATGGGCAAAGGCAAAGGCGACCGGATGGCCAAGCATCAGGGCAAGATGATGGAGCGCATGGACACCGACAAAGACGGCAAGCTGTCGATGGAAGAAATGGGCGGACGTCACAACCCCGAGAAGATGATCGAAAAGCTGGACACCGACAAGAACGGTTCGCTGAGCGCCGAGGAATTTGCCAAAGCCCGTATGGGTGGCAAACATCACGGCAAGCGCGGCGGCCATGACGGCAAAGACGGCAAAGACGGGCACGGCAAGCCCGGCAAACACATGAAGCACGACAAGTCCGATGACGGCGACGCGCCTGCAACGGAATAA